The following DNA comes from Candidatus Poribacteria bacterium.
TTTGCACGACGGCGGCTTGACTCGTAGGTCGAAAAGATGAGTTCTGTCGTTTGGATTGCCTTTCGTCCGCTGAGTTCTGGTTCGCGCCCCGTTTTGACACAATCGATAAGGTCAAGCACGGCAAGGACAGTATCCCCACCGGGCGGCACAATGCCATCAAGGTTCGGTACTTCCCAATCACTTGCTCCGTGTCGGAGGACGCGCACCGGTGGCTTATCTTGTCCGCCAACTTCAATAATGCCGTCTGTACCGATAATGCGATTTTGCACTCCGCCTAGCGAAGCTGCCCCCGTTGCAAGTAGACCTTCCACCCCATTTTTATAGCGAATCCATGAGACTCCACTCGTCTCTACCGGCACACCAAAAACAAGAGTTTCTTCGCCCACATCAATTTGACCCATCACCCATTCCGCTGGTTCGTCGTTGTTATAGAAGAAGAACATGTCGAACCAGTGCGTTCCCCAGTCAATCATGTTGGGGCATGCCCCTTCAAAGCGGTAGACTTGACCGATTGCACCATCGTTCGCCAATTCCTTCGCTTTGATAAAACTCGCACCGAAACGGCGTTGATGGCAGAAACTAATCATCACGTCGTTGTCCACACACGCTTGATAGAGTGCTTTGGCATCGCCCCATGTCGGTGCCATCGGTTTCTCGGCGTGGATAGCTTTAATCCCACTATTCGCGGCTGCGATAACCATCTCTTGACGAAGTCGAGCGATTCCTTGTCGAGCATCTCACGGTAATCCTCATAGGTTCTCGCAACTCCGAACTGTTCTGCGAAATTCTCGCGAGCCTCTTCAAAGGGATCTGCACATGCAACGATCTCTACATCCGGTGAAGCTTGATACCCTTCCGCATGACCACGTCCACGTCCACCACAACCGATAACACCTGCTTTGAATAATGCCATAGAGGTTCTCCGTTTTAGTTCATTTGTTCACTAGTTCATTCATGAACCAATGAACGAATTGTTTTCACGTTTCACGTTTTTTGCGTT
Coding sequences within:
- a CDS encoding Gfo/Idh/MocA family oxidoreductase, yielding MAPTWGDAKALYQACVDNDVMISFCHQRRFGASFIKAKELANDGAIGQVYRFEGACPNMIDWGTHWFDMFFFYNNDEPAEWVMGQIDVGEETLVFGVPVETSGVSWIRYKNGVEGLLATGAASLGGVQNRIIGTDGIIEVGGQDKPPVRVLRHGASDWEVPNLDGIVPPGGDTVLAVLDLIDCVKTGREPELSGRKAIQTTELIFSTYESSRRRAKITLPLDVDDSALLTMLDEGVIKYTNP
- a CDS encoding Gfo/Idh/MocA family oxidoreductase, encoding MALFKAGVIGCGGRGRGHAEGYQASPDVEIVACADPFEEARENFAEQFGVARTYEDYREMLDKESLDFVKRWLSQPRIVGLKLSTPRNRWHRHGAMPKHSIKRVWTTT